Part of the Mycolicibacterium mageritense genome is shown below.
TGCCGTGACCTTCAACCACCATCTGTCCCTGATGCACGGCTGGGTCCCCACGACAGTGCAGGTCGTGACCGCCCTGGTGCTGATCGCGGCGATCGGCTGGCGCAGCCGGCGGTGGCGGTTGATCTGGCTCCCCTTCGCGGCAAGCATCGGCGGTGTGCTGGCCGCGGCCACCTACTGGTACATCGAGGCGCAGGGCCTGTCCGACACCAGCAACCCGGCGCCACGCTCGCTGTGGGTGTGGGTGGCGCTGACGGGTGCGGCGGTCGTGGTTCTCATCGCGGGCTGGCGCACCAGCCGGTGGTGGCGACGCGGGGTTTCGACGCTTGCGGTGCCGATGAGCCTGCTGTGCGCGGCCCTGGCGCTCAACCTGTGGGTCGGCTACTTCCCGTGGGTCCAGACGGCGTGGAGTCAGCTGACGGCGGGACCGCTGCCCGACCAGACCGACGAGGTGACGGTGACCGCGTGGAAGCGCGAGGGCACCATCCCGGCCCAGGGCACGGTGGTGCCCGTGGAGATTCCGAACACCGCATCGGGGTTCCGCCACCGGGGTGAATACGTCTATCTGCCACCCGCCTGGTTCGCGAGCAACCCCGCACCGAAACTGCCGACCGTCATGATGATCGGCGGAGAGTTCAACACCCCCGCCGACTGGATGCGGGCCGGCAATGTCGTCAAGACCATGGACGACTTCGCCCGTGCCCATGAGGGATACGCACCGGTGCTGGTGTTCGTCGACCCCGGCGGGGCCTTCAACAACGACACCGAATGCGTCAACGGACCCCGCGGAAACTCGGCCGACCACCTCACCAAAGACGTTGTGCCGTATATGGACGCCCACTACGGCGTGAGCCCGGCCGCGGCCAACTGGGGCATCGTGGGCTGGTCGATGGGCGGCACGTGCGCGGTCGACCTGGCTGTCATGCACCCCGAGCTGTTCAGCGCGTTCGTCGACATCGCAGGTGACGCCGGGCCGAACTCCGGCACCAAGGCTCAGACCGTCGACCGGCTGTTCGGCGGAAAGACCGCGGCGTGGGAGGCGTTCGACCCGGCAACCGTGATCACGCGGCACGGCCAGTACCAGGGCGTGGCGGGCTGGTTCGACGTGAACGACGCAACCGGGGTGACCAAGACCGCGACGAAGGTGAGCGACCAGTCCAAGGCCGCGGACGCGCTGTGCTCGCTCGGCTCCAAGCACGGCATCGCGTGTGCGGTGGTGAGCCAGCCCGGTACCCACGACTGGCCGTTCGCGTCGCACGCCTTCGCGGCCGCGCTGCCCTGGCTGGCGGGTGCCATCGGCACCCCGCAGGTGCCTGCGACGGGACTGCCGCAGTCGTCGACGTCGGCGACCATCGTCCAGACCGCCGCGAAATAGCGCGTCAGTAGTCGGATTCGGCCGCCAGGAGCTCGGCCAGGAAAGCGTCGTCGGAAGGTTCCGCGAGTCGCGCGCGGGCCAGCGCGCGCACGCGGGCACGGGTCTCGGCGGGCTCCCCCGCCCCGGCGCCCACCGTGAGTTCGGCCGCCGACCAGTCCGTGTTCCACGCCTGCGCCTCGAGCAGCGGCGTGCCGTCGGCGTCGAGAATCGGCAGCGTCGCGCGACCCGCCGCGTCGAACACGCCGGAGCCGTGCCACGAGCCGCACCGCAAGGTCGCCGCGATGCCCGCCGCCTGATCGGGACCGGAGAGTGCCGCCTGCACAACGGCATCGACCGCGTCGGCACCCGCGCGGACAGTCCAGTCCACGGTGTGCTCCGCGGCGTCGAAAACGCCCGGTGGCACCGCCGACCACCTGACCGAGGCGACCCCCGCGGCGATCGCCGACCGGTCGGCCGCCGCACCCGCACCGCCGGCTGCCGCCAACGCGTAGTCGTCGCGGCGTGCCGGTGTGCCCACCGTCACCGTCCATGGCAGCCCGATGTCGTCGGCGATGTTCCGGCACTTGTCAACCAGCTCGGTGATCCGCGGATCACCTTCGCGGGCAAGGCTGTCCAGCGTCGCCAGGTGCGGCGCCAGCAGGCCCGTCACGTCCGAATCGAACGTGTCGTCGGCGAAGAAGTCCTCGGCTCCCACCGTCAGCACCGCAAGCTCGGCATCGAGCACCGCGGGATCGAGCGCGGTGATGGCGTCGCGGACGCTGGCAGGCCACCAGCGTCGCAACCAATGCCCGAAGGCCAACCGCCGCAAGGAATCCGCCGAGCCGGGCAGCACGCTCACGCCCGGCACCTCGACCGGTTCGGCCGGATCCCGGTACTGCAATGCCTCGGCGAGCGCGACATGGCCGGCCTCGCCGATCACGCGCCACAGCCAGTCGGCCCGGCGATGGTCGGTGAAGGTGATCACCGGTGGCTCGCCGACCGGGGCGTCGACGATCCAGCTCAGCACGGCGCCACTGACCTCAAGCACCGCGGCGAGCGGTCCGGGTGCCGGCGCGGCACCCGTGGCCCACAATCCCGATTCGGCGGCCAATCTCATCCCGACACCTGCAATTCCAGCATGGCCTTGATGCGCTGCCGGTGGTCGAGGCTCACCGACCGCGCCACGCCTTCGAGCAGCGCCCGGACGTCGTCGACATCCTCGCAGGATTCCTGCCAGACGTCGCGGCCATGCAAGCGGGCCCACAGCCTGCTCAGGTAGGGACGCGCGAACACCGCCAAGTCGTCGACCACCTGTTGTTGGCGGGGATGGATCGCGGAGCCATCGGCGAGATAGCGGCGCGCGTGCAGCACATAGGCTTCCTTGGCCAGGCGGGCCTGGATCCGAGCCGTCAGCTCATGGCGCGGCCGCGCCGAAACCTCAAGCGGTTTCAGCTCGTTGGCCACCTCGACGCCGGTCAGCAGACCGGCTTGCTTGTCCTCGGTCAGCAAGCCCCACGGGGCGCAGGCCCGGTCGACCTCCTCGGCGCACAGCAGCGGCACATCGGGCAGTTCGTCACGGTCGAGTGCGCGCCGCAGGGTGGCTCGCACGCGGTCGACCACGCTGCGATCCAGCGGGCGATCACCGGCGGCGTTCCCGTCGATCGACGGCGGCGCTTGGGGCGTAATGGAACTCAGTCCGATCTCGACGATGGACCAGGGCAGGCCGGAATCGGCCAGCCGCGCCTTGGCGCCCAGGTTGTACGGCGTCGCATCGGCGATCAGCGCCGACCACACGCGCTGCCGGGCCATCTCGGCGCGGTGGCTGGGTGCGGGGCCGAGCACTGTCGCCAGCCCGGCGAAAAACGGTCCGGTGATGGCGTTCGTCGGCTGCACGTCGCGCCAGCTGCGTTCGAGCTGCCGCCGCAACCGCGTGATCACCTGCGGATCGCCCACATGCTCGTTGAGCACCTCGATCGCGGTGCGGTCGCGGCCGTGGTGGATCTCGCGCAGCACCGCGGCCGCGGCCTGCCGGCCGCCGGGCGGGCCCTGGGTCACGGCGAGCTCGAAACACACCGGGAAATAGAGTTCCTGCGCGTTGCCGGTGGTGATGCGTTGTGCCCGGCGCTCCTGTTTGAGGACGACGAACCACGCGGCCGCCGCCCGCAACTGCGCGGCCTGCCCGACGATCGTCTCGTACATCGCCGCGGCGACATCCGGACCGAGCACCGGCGCGGAGAACTGGGTGTTGCTGCGCAGCCGCAGAACCAGAGGGTCGATGATGCGTTTGACGGTGCGGCGCAGCGGCCCACCGTCATCACCGCTGAGCACCTCGACACCGGGACCGACAGCGCGCCAAGCCCGGTCGATCACGGCGCGGCGGGGTTGGTCCGCCTGCTGGTCCGAACGCGACCGGGCACCCGGCGCTGCTTCCGACCCGATGCTCATCGGCACCAGGATAGAGCCACGGGTCCAAAAGTTGGGTTCGGTAGCGCTGTGCGAGCCTGACCCTGGTGCGATGACCGACGCCCTGATGCTCACCGTTGTCTGCTTCATCTGCGGCGGTGCCGCAGGTGCCGTCCTGTCCGCGGCGCGCCGCCGACGATGCGCGCGGCCCGACGACGAGGCAACCGAGCGCCTCGTCACGATCGAGGAGTTGGTCGCAGAGTTCGACCACATGCTGATCCGCAAAGGGTTGATGACCAGTGCACAGCTGGCACTGATCCGGCACGGCACCCGGTCACGCGGCGTCGTCACGGGCATGCGGGCCACCGGGACGGCACGCGAGGACTATCGCGAGGTCGAGCTCGACCTCATGGTCACCAGGCCCGGCGGCGGCCAGTTCCCGGCGACCGAGACCGCGCTGATTCCGGCGTCTTCACTGGCGAAGGTTTCGCCCGGCAGCGTCATCGACGCGTACTACCGGCCCGGCGACGAAGGCACCATCGCGGTGTGCGTCTCGCCCTGCTGAGCGGCTCATCGCACACCGTCGACGGCGAAACTGGCCACCGCGGCCCAATGCAGGGGGCTTGCCGCACGATCGCCGTCCCGCCACCGCCGCATCTGGGCCCGCTGCCACCGGTTGACCGCGCGGCCCGCGTCGTCGCCACGGTGTGCCAGGTCGACACCGACGATGGTGTCCGCCATCAGATCGGCCTCGGCCGTCCCGAACATCCGGAACCCCGCTGTGGTCGGAAGCGACCACAGCGTCGCAGTGACCAACTGCGCGCCCCCCAGGATCATCGCGGCCACCAGTCCGGCCGCCTCGTCGAACCGGTAGTCACCGCCGGAAGCGCACGCCAGCAACGCAACCCGCGGCGGGATCGGCACCCCGGCCGAGATCACCTCGCCCGCGGTGAGCGGCCGGTCCTCGGCCAGATGCAACGCAGCGCGGTCGGCATGCCCGGCGTCGCCGTCGGCCGCGCTGGCATGACCGACGTAGAGCAACCGGGACGGCTCTTGTGCACACACCTCGGCCAGCCAGCGACGGTCGGTGTCGGTGCGCCGGAACAGTTCGACGGCGTCGGTCACTGCCGGAAGCACGCCCTCATCGATCAGGTTGCCGAAATGCCGAGACAGCACCGTGTCCGGCGACGGTCTGCCGAGCACCGAACCCAGCGGCGAATCCGGTCGCTGCCCCGGTATCCGCGGATCGAGCAGCAGCACCGGCGGATGATCGCGCCGGTCCTGCCAATCGGATACCTGGCGCGGTGCATGAACAATGTTGGGCGGCACCGCCATCAGCACGTCGACCAGCTCCATGAGGCGGAAACCGTGCGGTCCCGGCATGGCCAGCTGGCCCCACGGCACCCGGCCCAGCGACGGGCTCGGCGACACGAACAGCACAGGCCGCGGCGACTCGACACAGTCCGCCAGCAACTTCCAGCCGTCGGCGCCGATCAACTGGGCTCCGAGCAGCTGCGCAAGCTCGAATTCAGCCTTGGGGTCCGCGAATGCTCCTGTGGTCACGGCCCGTTCGATAGCCTCCGCAGGCGTTTCGGACCCGACCGGATCTGGCAACGCGGAGTTCAGTGCGGCCTCGACAGCCTGCAGGTTGGGTTCCTCGATCACCCAGGTGACCGAGCGTTCCGGTGCCCCTACAACGCGCAGGCTCGCATACGTCGCGATGCCGACTTCAGCCAACCGCAGCACCAGGGTATGCGTCATGGCCACGTCGCCCATTCCGCGCCGGGCGCAGTCACGTCACGACCGTAACGTTGTCGCGCCAGCTCCCGGTAGCGGCTCAGGATCGGCCCCGAACTCGGGTCCATCCGCAACGGAGGCAGCGGTCCGAGCCGGGTCAGCGCACCGTCGGCCAGGACCGGTGCCGCCGCGGCCGCGACGGCGAGTTGCGGTGCGAGTTCGGCTTCCACGGGCACCGCACCGGTGGCTGTGTCGGCCCAGTCGACGGACTGTGCCGGGCCCGCTTCGGCGGCCCCGTCGGTACTGAACGTGCCGCGCGCGCTGTGATATTCGATCAGCTCGCAGATCAGCTCCGTGTTGTCCGATTCCCAGGCCACCGCGAACGCGCCCGCCAGCAGCGGAGCCGATACGCTGTGCGCCCAGCGGGCTCGGGCTCCGGCGTCGGTGATCGTGTAGCGCACCGAATCCACCGCCAACGCAGCGGGCACTTTCAGGTCGGCGGCGCGATCGAGCTTGACCATCGCGCGGCGGTACTTGCGACTACCCGGGCGGCAGTTGTACCAACCGGTTCCCGCTGCGTGCCGGGCTTCGACCTGTTCCCAGCTCTGCCCGGGTTTACCGAGCCCGTCGAACCCCATCTCCGCGAGCGCATCGGCCCGCCAGATGTTGCCGAGGTGTGCGTCGAGCCGGGCATACTGCAGCCAGCTGTGCCGCGGCGAGGCGTCCAGGAGCTTTCTGGCCTCGTCCACCATCGCGATCGCGTCGTCGAACAGGCCGCGAAAAAGGGCTATCCAGCTGCGCTGCAGCAGAATCCGGTGGATGTAGAGAGGTCGCTCGATCTCGCGCCAATGCCTCTCGGCATGTTCCCAGCATTGATCGGCCTCGCGCAGCCTGCCGATACCCAACCGGATCAGCCCGAAATACAGCCAGCTTCGTGAAACATCGTGCGCGCGAGCATGTTCGGCGATCACCGGGTAGGCCTCGGTGACCAGATCCTGGGTTTCGGCGTACGCGCCCCCCGACCAGCAGGCAGCGGCCTGTTCCAGCTGCGCACGGGCGGACGCGAGTCGCCAGCCCCTGGCCTGCGCGCGGGCACCGGCCCGATGCAACCACGGCGCGGCCTCATCGAGTCGCCCCGACTCGATGCAGAACCGGCTGTAGCCGAGTGCGCCGGCAACGAACAGGTAATCGGTCTCGGCGTCGCCGGTTCCCGGCGCGACGTAGCCCTCGAGGACGTCGAGCACCTCGGACCACAGCGGGACCGACGCGGCGTAGAGATCGTCGTCGCAGAGCGCTGTGGCGAGCAGGATCCTGGTGTGGCAGGTCAGATTGCGGTGTTCGTCGGCCAGATCCCGGAAATCCCCTGCCGTCGCGATCAGTGCCGCGAGATGCGCTGCGGCACTGTCATGATCGCCACGCGCCGCGGCCAGTCCTGCTTCGAGGAACTCCGCCCGTCGGTTGTACCGGCAGATCATGTGGTCGACCTCGGCGTCGGACATGCTGACCTGTCCGGCCAGATCTGGTCGTTGACCCGCACGGACGGCGGTGTAGATCGCCAGGCAGTCCCGGATGCGGGAAATGCTTTCCACCACACCGTCATACGCAGTGCGCACCAGGTAGATCTCGCCGAGTTGGGCGAACACCTCGAGCGCATAGTCGTCGCGGTCGGCCTGCTCGATCACGGGCAGCAGCGACACCAGCAATTCCCGGGCCGAATCTTCATCGGCCGCGAGCGCGAGCTGACGGGCGCGATGCAGATCCCCGACTATGGTCACCTTTTGCACCATACAAAAGGGGCGGGCGTGCCCGGCACCGGGCACGCCCGCCATGTCGGGACGCTCAGCTGCAGGTCACCGTGATGGTGAACGGCTTGTTGATCATCCCGGCCATCGGGTTCTTCATGTCGGCTCCAGAGGCCTCACCGGTGATGGTGTAGGTGTCTCCGTCCACCTTGACCTCGGCGGAACCGACCTTCACGCCCATGTTCTCGCTGACCGCGAGTGCGCTGCCGTCATACACCAGGCCCAGCGACTCGACCTTGGGGGTGGCCTCGTCGGTCATCACCACGCCGAGACCCTGCTGGCCACCGATCGCGGCACTGGCGACGTTGATCTTGCCGGCCTGCTTGACACAGGTGACCGAGTTGAGGTCGAGACCGGCCAGGTCGGAGCCGCCGACCTTGACCTCGGTCTTGCCGCCCGTGCTGACCTGCGATGCACCGCTCGACGCGGCGGGCTTGTCGGAGGGCTGGTCTGCCGGCTTGTCGTTCGAGCAGCCCACCAGCACCGCGCCGGTCGCGAGCAGTCCCATTGTGGCCGCGATAACCCGATTCTTCGTCATTGCGTCTTCCCCTTCGTTTCGCGTCGCCCCGATGGCTCCGTCGTGTCACGAAGTCTTGGCGGCACGGAGCGCTACCGATCCCAAGAAATGTCGGTTGTCGCAGGTAACGTGGGGTACGTGACGAACGACCCAGCCCAGCCCGGAACGCCCGAAGAGCGCGCAGCGGCCGAGGAGGACGCCGCGGTCGAGGGCGAGGTCGTCCCGCCCGCCCCGGCGCCCGGACCGCTCTCGGAACCTGCCGACACCGGCTACACCGCGGCAGGCGTACCGACGTTCGACTCGGTGCGCGAGAAGATCGAGACCCGCTACGGCACCGCGATCGGTGCCCACGAGCTGGCAGCCGAAACGCCCGAAGGGCGCTCGGTCGAGGAGCAGTACGAGAAGCGGCAGGAGGCGGCGGCCGAACGGCTGCGCCAGATCCGCGAATCCATGCGCGAGCAGGGCGACGCCTGATCCGTGCGGTCGTTCACCCTCGCGGAGCGGCGTGCCAGGCTGGCCCGGCGGCACTTCCTGAACGGCCCGGCCGTCTCCGTCGCCGACGCCACAGCGGCCTTCGTCGGCCTGCACGCCACCGATCCGTCGACCCCGTACCTGTCACTGTGGGCACGCCTGCCGGACTTCTCGGTCACCGATCTGGACGCGGCTCTCTACGAAAAACGCTCGCTGGTCAAGCATCTCGCGATGCGGCGCACCCTGTGGGTGGTGCCCAGCTGCGATCTGCCGCTGATCCAGGCCGCGGCCAGCGACCGCGTCGCGGCCAACGAGACCCGAAAGCTGACCGCGGACGCACAGAAGGCCGGCCTCGGCGCCGAGTGGCTCGACACCGCGAGCGCGGCCGTGCTGACGTACCTGGCCGAGCACGGCCCGACGGGCGCGGCGCAGCTGCGTGCCGCGCTGCCTGAGCTGGCCGGGCGCCACGACCCCGCACCGGGCAAGCCCTGGGGCGGGGAAACTCCTTTGGCGCCACGAGTTTTGACGGTGCTGGGCGTACGCGGGGACATCGTCCGCGGCCCCAACGAGGGCAGCTGGACCACGTCGCGGCCACGGTGGGCGGCAATGACCGACTGGATCGAACCCGGCGACCCGCCGACGCTCGAGGTGGCGCGGGCCGAGTTGGTGCGCACGTGGCTGCGCACGTTCGGGCCGGCGACCGTCACCGACATCAAATGGTGGTTCGGCAACACCCTGACCTGGGCGCGGCATGCCCTGCGTGACGTCGGCGCGGTCGAGGTGGACCTGGCCGGCGTGACCGGGTACGCGTTGGCCGACGATCTCGAAGTCGAGCCGGACGTCGAGCCGTGGGCGGCGCTACTGCCGGGGCTCGACGTCACCACCATGGGTTGGTTCGACCGGGACTGGTATCTCGGTGCGCACCGCGGCCAGGCGTTCGACTCCAACGGCAACGCGGGGCCGACGGCGTGGTGGAACGGCCGCGTTGTCGGAGGCTGGGCCCAGGATGCCGACGGCCGGGTCGAACTGCGCCTGCTCGAAGACATCGGGCGCGAAGGCAACCGCGCGTTGCGGCGCCGCGCCGAGGCCCTCACCGAATGGTTGGCCGGCGCACGCGTCAGACCGCGCTTTCCGTCGCCGCTGACGAAAGGCTGACGGATCGTGCGATCCACCGGCTGGACGCTGCCGATTCTGGTCACCTTTGCACTCACCGGCATGATGTACGGGGCGACCGTCCCGGGCGAACAACCCGCCGTCTTCGACATCTCTGCGCTGCTGCTCATGGCACTGACGCTCGCCTGGTTGGTGGCCGTCGTCCGTCAGCTGACAGTATCGGGCGAACACCGCAACTGGTTTGCCCTGGTGGCCTCGCCCGCGCTGGTGCTGACGGCCCTGCTCCTCATCCACGCCGGGGTTCCGCTGCAATTGCGTTGGTATACAGCAGAACCCGCCTTTACCCAGGCACTGCAGGCGTTCGAGAGGGATCCGGCTTTCGGGAGAAATCCGGGTCAGATCTCCGGCTACCCGATCGAATACATCACCCGGCGAGCCGACAATTTCGTCGACTTCACCTACCGCAATGACCAGAACGGCTGGGACGGCATCACCTACAGCGCCGACGGCAGCGAACCACGCACTGTGCACCATTCTGCCGGGAACTACGTCATCCACTGGGCGCAGCGGCTCGGTGCGCACTGGTTCGCGTTCGAGGGCTACCAGACCGTGAGCTAACGGCGGGTGCGCTCCACCCTGGTTTCGTCCCACACCGGGTCCGGCGACTCGTAGACGAAGCCGTCGGCCCCGAACACCAGGAACCGGTCGAACGACCGCGCGAACCAGCGGTCGTGCGTCACGGCGACCACAGTCCCCTGGTACGCGGCGAGCCCGTACTGCAGCGCTTCGGCGCTGGCGAGGTCGAGGTTGTCGGTCGGCTCGTCGAGCAGCAGCAGTGTGGCGCCACCGAGTTCGAGCAGCAGGATCTGTAAGCGTGCCTGCTGGCCTCCCGAGAGGGTCTCGAACGGCTGCTCGGCGCAGGCCTGCAGCTCGTAGCGGGCCAACGCGCTCATCGCGTCGGTCCGGAGCCTGGCGTGCTCGACCATCACGATCTCGCACGGCGTGCGGCCGACGAGATCGGGCCGCGCGTGCGTTTGGGCGAACAAGCCCGGCGCCACCCTGGCACCCAGCCGCGCGACCCCGCTGTGCGCGACGGGCTCGGCGGTGAGCGCACCACGGGGCAACTCGTCGGCCACGGCCGTCAGCAGTCGCAGGAAGTGTGATTTGCCGGATCCGTTGGAGCCCAGCACCGCGACGCGCTCACCGTAGGAGATCTCCAGATCGAACGGCTGCATCAGACCGGTCAATTCGAGGTTCTCGCAGATCACTGCGCGCCTGCCGGTGCGGCCGCCCCGCAGCCGCATCTTGATGTCCTGGTCACGCGGCGGCACCTCGGGTGGACCCGCCTCCTCGAACTTGCGCAGCCGGGTCAACGCGGCCTGGTACCGGGACGACATGCCGTCGTTGTAGGCGGCCTTCTGGCGCAGCTCGACCACAAGGGTCTTGAGCTTGGCGTGCTCCTCGTCCCAGCGCCGCCGCAGCTCTTCCAGGCGTTCGTTGCGGTCGCGGCGGGCCTGGGCATACGTTTCGAACCGGCCGCCGTGAATCCAGACGTGCCGGGCCTCGACCGTAACGATGCGTTCTGCCGTCCGGTTGAGCAGCTCACGGTCGTGACTGACCATGACGACGGTCTTGGTGGTCTCCCCCAGCCGCTCCTCCAGCCACTGCTTGCCCGGAACATCGAGATAGTTGTCCGGCTCGTCCAGCAGCAACACTTCGTCGGGGCCCCGCAGCAGCGCCTCGAGCACCAACCGCTTCTGTTCGCCGCCGGACAGGGTGTTCACCAGGCGCCACCGACAGGATTCGTACGGCATCCCGAGCGCAGCGATACAGCAGGCGTCCCAAAGGATTTCGGCGTCGTAGCCGCCTGCGTCGCCCCAGCCGGCGAGCGCGTTGGCGTAGCGGAGCTGGCTGGGTTCGTCATCGCGTTCCATCAGGGCCAGCTCGGCCGCGTCGACATCGGCCGCAGCCGCGCGCAGACGAGGCGGCGCCACCGACAGCAGCAGTTCGTGGACCGATGTGGAATCACGGATGCCGCCGATGAACTGGCGCATCACCCCCAGGCCACCGCTGTACGCGACCGTGCCTTCCTGCGGCACCAGGTCGCCGGAGATCAACCGCAGCAGCGTGGTCTTGCCCGCCCCGTTGGGGCCGACGAGCGCCGCCGTGACGCCGTCGGCGATCCGGAACGAGACGTCGTCGAGCAGCTGCCGGCCATCCGGCAGCGTGTGGCTGATGTGTGCGACCTCAACGTGGCCCATGGGGCCAGTCTCGAAAACCACACCGGCCGCGTGCAACCGGATTTTCGGGTCAGGCGCTCACCTTGCGGCGTTTACGCCGCGGTGCAGGCACATCGAGCAGCTCGGCGAGGAACTTGCCGGTGTAGCTGTCCGGGTCGGCCGCCACGTCCTCCGGTGTGCCCGACGCGACGACCGTGCCACCGCCGGCACCGCCCTCGGGGCCCATGTCGACGATCCAGTCCGAGGTCTTGATCACGTCGAGGTTGTGCTCGATGACGATCACCGTATTGCCCTTGTCGACAAGGCCGTTGATCACCTTGAGCAGCTTGCGGATGTCCTCGAAGTGCAGGCCGGTGGTCGGCTCGTCCAGGATGTACACCGTGCGGCCGGTCGAGCGCTTCTGCAGTTCGGCGGCCAGCTTGACGCGTTGGGCCTCGCCGCCGGATAGCGTCGGGGCGGGCTGGCCGAGCCGCACGTAGCCCAGCCCGACGTCGACCAGCGTCTTGAGGTAGCGGTGGATCGACGAGATCGGCTCGAAGAACTCGGTCGCGTCCTCGATGGACATGTCGAGCACTTCGGAGATGGTCTTGCCCTTGTAGTGCACTTCGAGCGTTTCCCGGTTGTACCGGGCACCGTGGCATACCTCGCACGGCACGTACACGTCGGGCAGGAAGTTCATCTCGATCTTGATGGTGCCGTCACCCGAGCAGGCCTCGCAGCGGCCGCCCTTGACGTTGAACGAGAACCGGCCGGGTTGGTAGCCGCGGACCTTGGCCTCGGTGGTGGCCGCGAACAGCGAGCGGATCTTGTCGAACACGCCGGTGTAGGTGGCCGGGTTGGACCGCGGAGTGCGGCCGATCGGCGACTGGTCGACACGCACCAACTTGTCGAGCTGATCGAGACCGTTGACCCGGGTGTGCCGGCCGGGCACCTGACGCGCGCCGTTGAGCTTGTTGGCCAGCACCGAAGCCAGGATGTCGTTCACGAGCGTCGACTTGCCCGACCCGGACACCCCGGTGACCGAGGTCAGCACACCGAGCGGGAACGCCACGTCGATCTCTTTGAGGTTGTTCTCCCTGGCTCCGACCACCGTGATCTGGCGGCGCTTGTCCGCGGGCCGCCGGATGGCCGGCACCTCGATGCTCTCCTTACCGGAAAGGTAAGCGCCGGTGAGGGATTCGGGATTGCGCAGCAGCTCGTCGTAGGTGCCGCTGTGCACGATGCGGCCACCGTGCTCGCCTGCGGCCGGGCCGATGTCGACGACCCAGTCGGCATGCGCGATGGTGTCGAGATCGTGCTCGACGACGATGAGCGTGTTGCCGAGGTCGCGCAGCCGCACCAGGGTGTCGATGAGCCTGCGGTTGTCGCGCTGATGAAGGCCGATGGACGGTTCGTCGAGCACGTAGAGCACCCCGACCAGACCCGAGCCGATCTGCGTGGCCAGCCGGATGCGTTGCGCCTCACCACCGGACAGTGTGGCCGCGGCCCGTGACAGGGACAGGTAGTCCAGCCCGACGTCGAGCAGGAAGCCCAGCCGCGACTGG
Proteins encoded:
- a CDS encoding alpha/beta hydrolase, whose amino-acid sequence is MTFNHHLSLMHGWVPTTVQVVTALVLIAAIGWRSRRWRLIWLPFAASIGGVLAAATYWYIEAQGLSDTSNPAPRSLWVWVALTGAAVVVLIAGWRTSRWWRRGVSTLAVPMSLLCAALALNLWVGYFPWVQTAWSQLTAGPLPDQTDEVTVTAWKREGTIPAQGTVVPVEIPNTASGFRHRGEYVYLPPAWFASNPAPKLPTVMMIGGEFNTPADWMRAGNVVKTMDDFARAHEGYAPVLVFVDPGGAFNNDTECVNGPRGNSADHLTKDVVPYMDAHYGVSPAAANWGIVGWSMGGTCAVDLAVMHPELFSAFVDIAGDAGPNSGTKAQTVDRLFGGKTAAWEAFDPATVITRHGQYQGVAGWFDVNDATGVTKTATKVSDQSKAADALCSLGSKHGIACAVVSQPGTHDWPFASHAFAAALPWLAGAIGTPQVPATGLPQSSTSATIVQTAAK
- a CDS encoding CHAT domain-containing protein: MTHTLVLRLAEVGIATYASLRVVGAPERSVTWVIEEPNLQAVEAALNSALPDPVGSETPAEAIERAVTTGAFADPKAEFELAQLLGAQLIGADGWKLLADCVESPRPVLFVSPSPSLGRVPWGQLAMPGPHGFRLMELVDVLMAVPPNIVHAPRQVSDWQDRRDHPPVLLLDPRIPGQRPDSPLGSVLGRPSPDTVLSRHFGNLIDEGVLPAVTDAVELFRRTDTDRRWLAEVCAQEPSRLLYVGHASAADGDAGHADRAALHLAEDRPLTAGEVISAGVPIPPRVALLACASGGDYRFDEAAGLVAAMILGGAQLVTATLWSLPTTAGFRMFGTAEADLMADTIVGVDLAHRGDDAGRAVNRWQRAQMRRWRDGDRAASPLHWAAVASFAVDGVR
- a CDS encoding lipoprotein LpqH, which gives rise to MTKNRVIAATMGLLATGAVLVGCSNDKPADQPSDKPAASSGASQVSTGGKTEVKVGGSDLAGLDLNSVTCVKQAGKINVASAAIGGQQGLGVVMTDEATPKVESLGLVYDGSALAVSENMGVKVGSAEVKVDGDTYTITGEASGADMKNPMAGMINKPFTITVTCS
- a CDS encoding winged helix DNA-binding domain-containing protein, giving the protein MRSFTLAERRARLARRHFLNGPAVSVADATAAFVGLHATDPSTPYLSLWARLPDFSVTDLDAALYEKRSLVKHLAMRRTLWVVPSCDLPLIQAAASDRVAANETRKLTADAQKAGLGAEWLDTASAAVLTYLAEHGPTGAAQLRAALPELAGRHDPAPGKPWGGETPLAPRVLTVLGVRGDIVRGPNEGSWTTSRPRWAAMTDWIEPGDPPTLEVARAELVRTWLRTFGPATVTDIKWWFGNTLTWARHALRDVGAVEVDLAGVTGYALADDLEVEPDVEPWAALLPGLDVTTMGWFDRDWYLGAHRGQAFDSNGNAGPTAWWNGRVVGGWAQDADGRVELRLLEDIGREGNRALRRRAEALTEWLAGARVRPRFPSPLTKG
- a CDS encoding ATP-binding cassette domain-containing protein: MGHVEVAHISHTLPDGRQLLDDVSFRIADGVTAALVGPNGAGKTTLLRLISGDLVPQEGTVAYSGGLGVMRQFIGGIRDSTSVHELLLSVAPPRLRAAAADVDAAELALMERDDEPSQLRYANALAGWGDAGGYDAEILWDACCIAALGMPYESCRWRLVNTLSGGEQKRLVLEALLRGPDEVLLLDEPDNYLDVPGKQWLEERLGETTKTVVMVSHDRELLNRTAERIVTVEARHVWIHGGRFETYAQARRDRNERLEELRRRWDEEHAKLKTLVVELRQKAAYNDGMSSRYQAALTRLRKFEEAGPPEVPPRDQDIKMRLRGGRTGRRAVICENLELTGLMQPFDLEISYGERVAVLGSNGSGKSHFLRLLTAVADELPRGALTAEPVAHSGVARLGARVAPGLFAQTHARPDLVGRTPCEIVMVEHARLRTDAMSALARYELQACAEQPFETLSGGQQARLQILLLELGGATLLLLDEPTDNLDLASAEALQYGLAAYQGTVVAVTHDRWFARSFDRFLVFGADGFVYESPDPVWDETRVERTRR